The Planctomycetota bacterium genome window below encodes:
- a CDS encoding N-acetylornithine carbamoyltransferase: protein MSFKGKSFINTLEFSPGDLERLLDRARELKAGAPCRALEGRSVALVFFNPSLRTRVSFEVGIAQLGGQAVSMSVGTESWTLEHREGAVMDQDKTEHVKDAARVLSRYVDAIAVRAFPGLKSREEDLADPVIEAFRRYASVPVINMESALWHPCQAMADALTIREKRGGWKGVRVTLTWAYHPKALPMAVPNSFAAICSQLGAELTIAHPPEFPLEKKVLDALPRRPRIVHDKAAGLEGAEVVYAKSWGGSAYYGRWEEEKKIRDGYRNWICDRVPSGAVFLHCLPVRRNVEVADAVLDASAVYDEAENRLHVQKAILAELV, encoded by the coding sequence ATGAGCTTCAAGGGAAAGTCGTTCATCAACACGCTTGAGTTCTCCCCGGGGGACCTCGAGCGGCTTCTGGACCGCGCGCGGGAGCTCAAGGCGGGGGCTCCCTGCCGGGCGCTCGAGGGCCGGAGCGTGGCGCTCGTCTTTTTCAACCCCTCGCTCCGGACGCGCGTGTCCTTCGAGGTGGGCATCGCGCAGCTCGGAGGGCAGGCGGTTTCGATGTCCGTGGGGACGGAGTCCTGGACGCTGGAGCACCGCGAGGGGGCGGTGATGGACCAGGACAAGACGGAGCACGTCAAGGACGCGGCGCGGGTTCTGTCGCGGTACGTGGACGCGATCGCGGTGCGGGCCTTTCCGGGGCTCAAGTCGCGCGAGGAGGATCTCGCCGATCCGGTGATCGAGGCGTTCCGGCGGTACGCGTCCGTTCCGGTGATCAACATGGAGTCCGCGCTGTGGCATCCGTGCCAGGCGATGGCGGACGCGCTGACGATCCGGGAAAAGCGCGGCGGGTGGAAGGGCGTGCGGGTGACGCTGACGTGGGCGTACCACCCGAAGGCGCTGCCCATGGCGGTGCCGAACTCGTTCGCGGCGATCTGCTCCCAGCTCGGGGCGGAGCTGACGATCGCGCATCCGCCCGAGTTTCCGCTGGAGAAGAAGGTGCTCGACGCCCTCCCGCGCCGGCCGCGGATCGTTCACGACAAGGCGGCGGGGCTCGAGGGGGCGGAGGTCGTCTACGCCAAGTCCTGGGGGGGCTCGGCCTACTACGGCCGGTGGGAGGAGGAGAAGAAGATCCGGGACGGCTACCGGAACTGGATCTGCGACCGGGTGCCCTCGGGGGCGGTCTTCCTGCACTGCCTGCCGGTGCGGCGGAACGTGGAGGTGGCCGACGCCGTGCTGGACGCCTCGGCCGTCTACGACGAGGCGGAAAACCGCCTGCACGTGCAGAAAGCGATTCTCGCGGAGCTCGTATGA
- a CDS encoding aminotransferase class III-fold pyridoxal phosphate-dependent enzyme → MTLLRTYKTLPLEIARGEDVWIWDTAGKRYLDLYAGHAVCSTGHCHPYVVRAVQEQAARLLFYSNVAALPLREEAARLLLRHAPGFAAVLFANSGAEANENALKMARRHTGRPDVVAFEGGFHGRTAGAVSVTGIEKYRRQAEPLVSGVSFVPFGTVPKLTERTAAVILEPIQSMAGVRTAPPEFFRGLREACTKNGTLLIYDEVQTGIGRTGTMFFAGRHGVTPDLVTLAKGIASGIPLSAVLVSPAVAERVGYGEYGATFGAGPIAMAAMKATLEVVEGLLPNVVEVGRYLAKRLEHTPGVREVRGLGFLLGVKTDRDAAALQGRLLERGFIVGTADEPGVLRLLPPLTLTHVQVDSFIKALADELQGKVVHQHA, encoded by the coding sequence GTGACGCTGCTGCGGACCTACAAGACGCTTCCGCTCGAGATCGCCCGCGGCGAGGACGTGTGGATCTGGGACACGGCGGGAAAGCGCTATCTCGATCTCTATGCGGGGCACGCGGTCTGCTCCACGGGGCACTGCCATCCGTACGTCGTGCGGGCGGTTCAGGAGCAGGCGGCGCGGCTCCTTTTCTACTCGAACGTGGCGGCGCTGCCGCTGCGGGAGGAGGCGGCGCGGCTTCTCCTGCGGCACGCGCCCGGATTCGCCGCGGTTCTGTTCGCCAACTCGGGGGCGGAGGCCAATGAGAACGCCCTCAAGATGGCGCGCCGGCACACGGGGCGTCCGGACGTCGTGGCCTTCGAGGGGGGATTTCACGGCCGCACGGCCGGAGCGGTGTCGGTCACCGGGATCGAGAAATACCGCCGGCAGGCGGAGCCTCTGGTGTCCGGGGTGTCGTTCGTTCCGTTCGGGACGGTCCCGAAGCTGACGGAGCGGACGGCGGCGGTGATCCTGGAGCCCATCCAGTCGATGGCGGGCGTGCGGACGGCGCCGCCCGAGTTTTTCCGCGGGCTGCGGGAGGCCTGCACGAAGAACGGGACGCTCCTCATCTACGACGAGGTGCAGACCGGGATCGGGCGGACGGGGACGATGTTTTTCGCGGGGCGCCACGGGGTGACGCCGGATCTCGTGACGCTGGCCAAGGGCATCGCCAGCGGCATTCCGCTGTCGGCGGTGCTCGTGTCGCCGGCCGTGGCCGAGCGGGTGGGCTACGGCGAATACGGGGCCACCTTCGGGGCGGGGCCGATCGCGATGGCGGCGATGAAGGCGACGCTCGAGGTCGTGGAAGGGCTGCTTCCGAACGTCGTCGAGGTGGGCCGGTACCTGGCCAAGAGGCTCGAGCACACGCCCGGGGTGCGGGAGGTGCGGGGGCTGGGCTTTCTGCTCGGGGTCAAGACGGACCGGGACGCGGCGGCGCTCCAGGGGCGGCTTCTGGAGCGGGGCTTCATCGTCGGGACGGCGGACGAGCCGGGGGTGCTCCGGCTTCTTCCGCCCCTGACGCTGACGCACGTGCAGGTGGACTCGTTCATCAAGGCGCTGGCCGATGAGCTTCAAGGGAAAGTCGTTCATCAACACGCTTGA